TTGGGAattatcagtgtgtaactttgtTTACAATAGTGGGAGTGGAGTCATTTAATAAACATACATTACTGAGCTGAGCACCTGCTTGGCGTGAGGCAAGACGCACAGGTTTTAGCCTTGGGTAGTTGACAGGAAAGGGTGTCACTTACTGAGATAGGAAACACAAGAAGAGGTGCAGTTCTGGGAGGAGGTGACTGGATTCGCCTTGGATGTGTTGCATTTGTGGTGTCTGTGGAGGTGTCCAGGAAAGACACCTGGGGCTGGAGCTTTCTGGGGGCTGGAGCTCAGGGGACAGGTCTGGTCTGGAGACTTGGCATGTAGTTGGCAACTGAAGCTGTAGGAGTGGTTGACATAGGCCAGGAGTAGCGTGAGTCTCTCGGCGGCCGGAAACAGGGATGACACATCTTCCCACGtctattttttcctgtttccctTAAGCACCTGCTGTCATCACACAAAACGCCCTAAATCGACGGCTACCaaagaatacttttttaaaaataaatttatttatttatttattttaggctgcgttgggtcttcgttgctgtgcacgggcttttctctacttgcggcgagcagggtctactcttccttGCCGTGCAggattctcactgcggtggcttctcttgttgccgagcaagggctctaggcctgtgggctcagtagttgtggttcgctgctctagagcacagtctcagtagtgactcacgggcttagttgctccgctgcatgtgggatcttcccggaccagggctcaaacccgggtcccctgcattggcaggcggattctcaaccactgccaccaggaaagtcccaaagaATACTTTTTATTTCCCACAGCTCCTCCCTTTTCCCGGAGATTGCGGATAGAGGCAGGGTCTAAAAAACCCACCCCTATCGAGGTGAGCCTCCAGGGGTGGTGACGTCACCAAGCAGGCGGGGTAATGGCGACCACGCCCCCGGCACCAGGAGGCGGGGCCAAGGGCTCAACCTGGAGCTGCACCGACCCCTCCCCAGGGCGCTTCCTTCCTCCGGCCAGTAGGCGTCAGGCCAGCTCGAGCAGGCCGCCTTCGGCCAGCAAGCTCTGAGTACGGTTGTAGACGTCCTCTAGGGTGCCCGCGGCCCGGACCAGCGCGTTCCGCGCCTCCGCCTCTTTGGAACCCGGACACGCCAGCTCGAGCAAGCGGCCGCGACCCGGGAAGGCGAGGAATGCGAGGTGGGCGGCCTGACGGACGAACCAGGGGTGGTGCGGAGCCAGGGCCGTGCCGTAGGCGTCGCTGCACTGAGCGCCAGCGTCCGGGCCTCCGAGCATCCCGGTCGCCACCCGgtggaggcagagctgggaccagcGTAGCGCACGGTGCAGCAAGAGCATCGTCAGTGAGCCCGGGCACCCGGCCGAGAGTCGTGGGGCGATTCCGGGCCGCTCCCACGCCACCATGGTCGCCAGCGACGTGTAGTGCGCGGCCTCTGGGCCGTGCACCAGAGCCTCGAGGGCTGTCACTTTGGCGGAGGCCTCGCTTGTGGCGAAGGCGAAGATGGAGCCGAGGGGAGCTAGGAAcctgtgtgtgtgatggtgggaAGGGTAGGAAGGTTTGAGAGAGGGCGATGGAGGCACAAAGAGGCGGGGACTGGATGGGGTCGGGGGAGAGACCACTCACCGGACTAGCTCCCTCCATCCTGCCAGGTACTGCGACAACTCCACATCCCTTTCCGGGTTCAGACTGGCGCGGAACGGCCTCATCATGCGGCCCAGCATCCCCTGAGGGCCCAGACACTGAGGCTCTTCCCGTTCCGGGGCCTCCAAGGGTCCCGACTGTTGCCGGACCTGGGGGTGAGATAGGAGGGGAAAGGAGTGGGAGCAGAACCCCTAGCTTGCTGGGTTCACCAAGCAGCCCGGTTGGGCTCTGAAGAAATTATTCCTAAGATCTAGATGGTGTCCCTCTTGCTGTATTCTCAGCTTCTGacgggagaagggagaggaggaggagggcctgCCCTTCATCAGATCCTCAGCCTGGTCCACTTCCCCCTGCCCAGAGCCCTATCTGGagctcccagtcccagccctTCCGGGAGCATACCTGGAAAGAAGGCGGTTCCCTGGCAATGCAGGACTGGGCCCCAGGTCTGCAGCCTGAGAGGGCACCTGAGGGAAGTGAAACAGAGCAGCGAGGGCTTGAGGAGAGACCTTAGGTCTCAAGGGCCTGGATTCCCCGGTTCCTCCCAGAGCAGGTGAGGGAAGGGGTACTCACGGAGGCTccgagcccagagataaacaagCAGTAGTGTGAAGATAGCAAGAGGAATCGCACTGCGCAACCAGCGCCAAGGGACCGGCTGAGGCAGTGGGACCCGCATGGCTGCTGCAGGGACCGCCGCCCCCTCACCAGCCCCTGCCAGGCCTTGTCCCTTCGCCTCTAGGAGGGGAGAGAAGCCGCAGTGCCTGAGGCGCAAAGGGTTAATAATTAACCTACTAAGTCCCCCTCCCCTGTGCCCTTTGCCCGAGAGGGCAGCATCTGAGGAGAGAGGGACTGGATGAAGAGGATTTGGGGGTTCAGTAGCAGTGACACGTCGCTACATTTCCCTTCCCTGTAAGGCCAGGTTGTAGTAAGAGGAAGCCTGGGTATTGTGAGGAGAGGCTGAGGTCAGAACCAGTTTCCCCACTGAGCAATGGTGGACCCTAAGTTGACTCTGGGCCTGAGTTCCCTCCACTGTACATTGAGGATAATAATATGTTCTTTTGCAGGCttcatgtgaggattaaatgatatcaCATGTGCAAACACTGTAAATGGAAAAGCTTACCACAATTGCTCCATAAATCTTACCTTTTAAGTTCAAGCATGGAGCACCTGGGATTCAGAGAACACCCACTTCTAAATACTCTATCCTCTCCCCAGGGGACcttatcttattattattttttttattttataaatttatttatttatttttggctgcgttgggtcttcgttgccgcgcgcgggctttctctagttgcggtgagccggtgctactcttcgttgcggcgcgcgggcttctcattgcggtggcttctcgttgcggagcacgggctctaggtgcacgggcttcagtagttgtggctctcgggctctagagcgcaggctcagtagttgtggcgcacgggcttagttgctccgcggcatgtgggttcttcccggaccggggctcaaacccgtgtcccctgcattggcaggcggattctcaaccactgcgccaccagggaagcccaggggacctttttttaaaaaaaaattattattattattatttttaaaattaatttatttttgtctgcgttgggtcttcgtttctgtgcgagggctttctccagttgtggcaagcgggggccactcttcatcgcggtgcgcgcgcgggcctctcactatcacggcctctcttgttgcggagcacaggctccagacgcgcaggctcagtagttgtggctcacgggcctagttgctccgcggcatgtgggatcttcccagaccagggctcgaacccgtgtcccctacattagcaggcagattctcaaccactgtgccaccagggaagccccccaggggACCTTATCTTAATCTGCATGCCTGAGGTCTCAATTATATAGTTTAGGCTGTCACCTTTTACATTTTTgtagtttactttttttaatctcCAGATTGATTCCTCAATCATTCATCAAACCAACCTTTATTAACCACCTCCACATGCCAGGCCCTGTACTAGGCTCCATGAAGACAAATGTGCCTTCACAGAGCTCAGGGTCCATTGGAGAATTTAtcatctgtctcccccactggaaTGTGAGCTCTGATGAAGACAGGGGCCTTTTCTTGGTGGCTGCTCTATTTAGCGTTTAGAATATTGCCTGGGCCAAAACACATTATTTCTAAATAAGTATATATTGAATAGACAAAGGAATGTGTATGAAGGGCAGGCAAATCAGGGGTGGTACTCCCCATAgcaattttgtttgttgttttttttttaaaattaggagtCCCCCTGGTGGTCACAGGGGGAAAAACATTGAGGGAAAGGCTACACGAAGCAATGGAAGAAATAGCGTCTCCTGTTCTCAGTTCCCTGTCcataaactttttaaaactgtTCCTGTCTCTGTGTACATTTTCTTTTGAGGGGAAGGGGTGTCCCAGATTCTCAAGGCGTCGGGTCCCCAGTCACTCACAAGATGCTTCCCAGCTCCCACAGCTCATGGATTCTTGCCCTGTCTCACTCCGATGCTCCCTCACATCCTGGAGGTCCCTGGGGTCCCTGTCCAGTGGGATTCTGGAACCATCACTTCCATCCCTAGCCGTGGGTTCCCCATTTCCTAGTGTTGGAATGTTCCCTGGCTTGCTgactgtgaccttaggcaagtcgcTTGCAATTTCGCAGCCCTAGTTCCCTCACTGGCAGAATAGGAATGGTAATTCTCACCTCCTAAAAttgttgtgtggattaaataAAACATGCCAGCAAAACGCTAACCATGATTCGTGGCCTATAGTCTGTAAACGTTCGGTAGGTTGGTGGTTATTTAAACCCGTGGGTTCTTGCTGCCCCTCCTCCTCTGGCGCTGGGAGCGTCAGTCTCCCTGAGCTGAGAAACAAGTTTGTAGGCTTCCGGAACGGATTGGTTTTGAGTGTCACTTAATTCAGGTGGCCCTTCCGCAATCGGAGCCCTCTTAGGGCAAAGGTGGTATACACCTGCACAAAGGGCCCGGGCTCACAGAGGCTGCGGGATGGAGCAGGGCGCGGGAGCCAAGCTGCTTCTGCTGCTGTGGGCGACGTGCTTCGGGCGTGCAAGAGCAGATGCGTTGAGCGGCTACACATTGGTCATCGAGGTGACCAACGGGGGCCCCTGGGGCGACTGGGCCTGGCCAGAGATGTGTCCTGACGGATTCTTCGCCAGCGGGTTCTCGCTCAAGGTAGGGGCTCAGGCCTAGGTCTCGGTGGGGACCCCAAGCAGAGGATGGCAGTCTTCTGACTCGTCCTCCGCCGCCCAGGTGGAGCCCCCCCAAGGCATTCCTGGCGACGACACGGCTCTGAACGGAATCCGGCTGCACTGCGCGCGCGGGAATGCGGAGCTCAACACGCACGTGGTGGAGTCCCAGTCTggaaggtggggggcaggggccgAGGATCCCCTAGGGTCGGGGTATGCCCCTTGCTCTCCGTTACGCACATCCCGTACCGACAGGCAGGTTCCTCCAGAGCTGTGGGGAGGTTTAGACCTGGGAAGCGGGTGGGAGACTCCCAGCTCCGCACCTCGGTGGAGGTCAGGTGACTGTTGAACCTGGCTGGGAAGCCCCGAGGCCTGGGTCCGGCTGGACGTGGGTAGGGGGCGCCCGCGCAGACCGCGCGTCTCTGCTTCCCTCGCAGGTGGGGCGCGTGGAGTGAGCCGCTGTGGTGTCCCGGCAGCGGCTTCCTGGTGGCTTTCTCGCTTCGTGTGGAGGCACCCGTGACCCCCGGGGACAACACGGCTGCGAACAACGTGCGCTTCCGCTGCTCCGACAGCACGGAGTTGCAGGGGCCCGGTCTGTCCTGGGGAGACTTTGGAGACTGGAGTGAGCCTTGCCCTAAAGGAGTGTGCGGCTTGCAGACCAAGATCGAGCAGCCTAGAGGCCTCCGCGATGACACCGCTGTTAACGACGCGCGCTTTTTCTGCTGTCGCAGTTAACACCATCGCCGCCCTCTCCCAGCCCAAGCCTAGTCCCACCTCCGCTATTAAAGCTTCTCTGTCTTGGCTTTGGTCTCGCTTGTTTTAGGGGTGGGAAACTGCGTAGCCCCATCTTCCTCCTAACCTAGCATTGGGCCAGGCCCAATTAGGATTTGGTCTCAGGAGTCCATGGCAAGCTACTGAAAGTTACCGACCCATAGTTCAGAAAAGACACACTTAAACAGAATTTTGCGTGCAAGTTAAGGAAGTCCCTGCCTTTCTGTGAGCCTCTGCAGACACATCGTCCCCATTAAGAGACCAGGTTGTCTCCTTTCTGAACCACCAGTGACCCCAGATCAAGAAACTTCTACCAAATTAGGAGGTGACAATGCTATATCGTCTTAAGGTTTCATTTTCTAGAACTTAGGAGGCTAACATGTCTTTTCCATAGTTttcctccccgccctccccccgcCAAAACTCAAACAGTGGCTTTTCTGTATGCTGAGTCCAATTGAGGGTCTTTGTCCTTGCTGCCCTCTCTGCCTGGAATCCCCCAACTGTCCAGATGGTTAGCCCATCCACCAGATTTCAGCTCCAATTTCTCTTTCTTGGACTTTATCTTATTAAAAAAGTCCATCCATCAGTCAATATCTATCCCACTACCTCCgtgttttaaaaaagtacttaTCACCAATTAAAATAATCTATTGCCTCTTTTAAAAATTGCCCATCTTCTACCCCTGGAATGTTAAATTCTTTAAGAGCACAGAACTTGCCTGTCTTGTTTACACAGTATTTCCAGTGCACTAATAGTTCAATAACTATTTATTAAGGAAATAACAAGCCG
This is a stretch of genomic DNA from Eschrichtius robustus isolate mEscRob2 chromosome 20, mEscRob2.pri, whole genome shotgun sequence. It encodes these proteins:
- the GLTPD2 gene encoding glycolipid transfer protein domain-containing protein 2, coding for MRVPLPQPVPWRWLRSAIPLAIFTLLLVYLWARSLRALSGCRPGAQSCIAREPPSFQVRQQSGPLEAPEREEPQCLGPQGMLGRMMRPFRASLNPERDVELSQYLAGWRELVRFLAPLGSIFAFATSEASAKVTALEALVHGPEAAHYTSLATMVAWERPGIAPRLSAGCPGSLTMLLLHRALRWSQLCLHRVATGMLGGPDAGAQCSDAYGTALAPHHPWFVRQAAHLAFLAFPGRGRLLELACPGSKEAEARNALVRAAGTLEDVYNRTQSLLAEGGLLELA
- the VMO1 gene encoding vitelline membrane outer layer protein 1 homolog isoform X1, with translation MEQGAGAKLLLLLWATCFGRARADALSGYTLVIEVTNGGPWGDWAWPEMCPDGFFASGFSLKVEPPQGIPGDDTALNGIRLHCARGNAELNTHVVESQSGRWGAWSEPLWCPGSGFLVAFSLRVEAPVTPGDNTAANNVRFRCSDSTELQGPGLSWGDFGDWSEPCPKGVCGLQTKIEQPRGLRDDTAVNDARFFCCRS
- the VMO1 gene encoding vitelline membrane outer layer protein 1 homolog isoform X2: MEQGAGAKLLLLLWATCFGRARADALSGYTLVIEVTNGGPWGDWAWPEMCPDGFFASGFSLKVEPPQGIPGDDTALNGIRLHCARGNAELNTHVVGRVE